The nucleotide window CCACCAGAGGGCCACCACTCCCAGACCCAGGACGAGCAGGGCTCCCCACCACAGCCACCGGCGCATACTTCCGGGCCTCCTCGGGGGATTTGGGCTCGTTCCCTGGAGGAGTTCTGCAGGCAGTAGAGAAGAGTCCTTCCTGCGGGAACAGGGAGTAGCCCTGGACTCCATGCTCAGGAAATCCACCGTGCACATGGGTAAGGAGGTGAGAGCCCCACCGGCAGATACCTAGAGAAGTGGCCTACCTCGGGGATTCTCCAAGGACAAGGGAGGATACGTAGAGGAGGTGGCGAAGGTGAACGTCACGGTACGGGTGAACGGAAGGACCTACACACAGGACGTGGAGCCCCGCACCCTGCTGGTGTACTTCCTCCGGGAGCATCTGGGACTTACGGGGACCCACGTGGGCTGTGACACCTCCAGCTGCGGGGCCTGCACGGTTCTCCTGAACGGCAAGGCGGTGAAGTCCTGTACGGTTCTCGCGGTCCAAGCAGACGGCGCGGAGATCACCACCGTGGAGGGACTCGCCCGGGACGGGGAACTCCACCCCATCCAGCAGGCCTTCTGGGAGGAGCACGGCCTGCAGTGCGGGTTCTGCACGCCCGGCATGATGCTGACGGCCCTGGATCTCCTGCAGCGCAATCCGAACCCCACGGATGACGAAATCCGGCACGGGCTGGAGGGGAACCTGTGCCGGTGCACCGGTTACCAGCACATCGTGAACGCCATTCGATCGGCGGCGCGGATGATGCGGGGAGGCGCACCGGCCGCCGCTGGGGGGAGGTGAGGGGAATGGCCGTAACGCAGGTCTTCGGCGCCAGGATCCGGAGGCGGGAGGATCCGAGGCTCATCACTGGACTTGCCACGTATACGGACGACGTGGTGCTCCCCCGCATGTGCTACGTAGCCTTTGTACGCAGCCCGCACGCCCACGCACGGATTCGGCGCATCGACACGAGTCGGGCAAAGGCGGCTCCCGGGGTGGTGGAGGTACTCACGGGGGCTGATCTGGAGGGGAAGGTGCAGCCCATCCCTTGCGGATGGCTGGTTCCGGGCTGCGATCTGAAGACCCCGCCGCATCCCGCCCTGGCCAAGGAGAAGGTCCGGTACGTGGGAGACGCGGTGGCGGTGGTGGTAGCGGAGAGCCGGGCCCAGGCATACGACGCCGCAGGGCTGGTGGACGTGGAGTACGAGGTGCTGCCCGCGGTGGTGGACATGGAGCAGGCACTCCGCGGGGAAGTGTTGGTGCACGAGGACGTTCCTCAGAACCGGGCGCTCCTGTGGGCCCTGAAGGGAGGGAACTTCGAGGCGGCCGTCCGGGAGCCCGGGGTACGGGTGGTGCGGCAACGTCTCATCAACCAACGGCTCATCCCCACCGCCATGGAGCCCCGGGCCGCGGTGGCCCAGTACAATCCCGTCACAGGCGAGCTCACTCTCTGGAACACGAGCCAGGCGCCCCACATCGTCCGCGTGCTCCTCTCGGGCACCTTGGGGATCCCGGAGCATCGGATACGGGTCATCGCGCCGGAGGTGGGAGGAGGGTTCGGGAGCAAGATCCCCTTCTACCCGGAGGAGGCCGTGGTGGCCTACCTCGCCACCCGGCTGGGACGGCCCGTGAAGTGGACGGAGACCAGGCGGGAGAACTACCTGGGAACCATCCATGGACGGGACCACGTCACGGACGCGGAGATCGCCGTACGGCCGGACGGGACCATCGTGGGCCTTCGGGTGCGGACGCTCGCGAACCTCGGCGCCTACCTCTCCACCGCGGCTCCCGCCATCCCCACCCTGCTCTACGGGCTCATGCTCAGCGGCGTCTACCGGATCCCGAACATCGAGTGCGAGGTCACGGGGGTGTTCACGAACACCACGCCCACGGACGCGTACCGGGGAGCGGGACGGCCAGAAGCCACGTACGTGGTGGAGCGCATGGTGGATCTGGCGGCCCTGGAACTGGGGATGGACCCCGTGGAGTTCCGGCGGAAGAACTTCATCCCCAAGGACGCCTTCCCGTACGCCACGCCCACGGGAGTGGTGTACGATAGCGGGAACTACGAGGCGGCCCTAAACCGGGCCCTGGAGATCCTCGACTACGCCAAGGCCCGCTCGCAGCAGGAGGAAGCCCGCCGCCAGGGGCGTCTGGTAGGCATCGGGTTCTCCACCTACGTAGAGGTGACGGGCGCGGGACCCTCCAAGATCGCGGGCGCCACGGGCTTCCAGGGAGGCCTGTGGGAGAGTGCGGGGGTGCGCTTCTACCCCACGGGGAAGGTCACGGTGTTCACCGGCACAAGCCCCCACGGGCAGGGGGAGGAGACCACCTTCGCCCAGATCGTCTCGCAGGAGCTGGGTGTTCCTCTCGACGACATCGAGGTGATCCACGGGGATACGGATGCCATCGCCATGGGTTGGGGAACGTACGGGAGCCGGACCACCCCGGTGGGTGGAACCGCGGTCTACCTGGCGGCCCAGCGGGTGAAGGAGAAGGCCATGCGGATCGCCGCCCATCAGTTGGAGGTGGCAGTGGAGGACCTGGTGTTCGAGAACGGGCGGTTCCACGTGCGGGGCGCTCCCGAACGGGCCATCACCATTCAGGAGGTGGCGCGGCAGGCGTACTTTGCGTGGAACCTGCCCGAGGGAATGGAGCCGGGACTGGAGGCCCAGGCGAACTGGGATCCCTCCAACTTCGTCTTCCCCTTCGGGGCGCACGTCTGCATGGTGGAGGTGGATCCGGAGACCGGACAGGTGAGATTCCTGCGGTACATCGCGGTGGACGACTGCGGGCGGGTCATCAACCCCCTCCTCGTGGACGGCCAGGTCCACGGGGGAATCGTCCAGGGCGTGGCCCAGGCCCTGTGGGAGTTCGCCGGGTACGACGAGAACGGGAACCTGCTCACCGCCTCTCTCGCGGACTACGCGATCCCCAAGGCCAGCTGGCTCCCTTGGTTCGAGGCGGATCGGACGGAGACGCCGAGCCCCGTGAACCCGCTCGGGGTGAAGGGGGTGGGTGAGACGGGCACCATCGCGGCCACCCCGTGCGTGGTCAACGCGGTGATGGACGCCTTAAGACCCCTCGGCATCCGGCACATCGACATGCCGCTTCTGCCCGAACGGGTGTGGCGTGCCATCCAGGCGGCGAAAGGAGGTGGAATAGGATGATCCCCGCGACCTTCGAGTACGTCCGGGCACATTCCGTGGAGGAGGCCATCCGCCTGCTCCAGCAGTACGGGGATCGGGCGAAGCTGCTGGCGGGCGGGCACAGCCTTCTGCCCCTCATGAAGCTGCGCCTCGCCCAGCCCGAGGTGCTCATCGATCTCGGCCGGATACCGGAGCTGCGGGGGATCCGGGAGGATACGGGGGGACTACGGATCGGAGCCATGACCACCCACGACGAGATCGCCCGCAACCTCCTGGTGCAGCGGCAGTGTCCCCTGCTGGCGGAGACGGCTTCCCAGATCGGCGATATCCAGGTTCGCAACATGGGGACCATCGGCGGAAGCCTCGCGCACGCGGATCCTGCCGCGGATTATCCCGCGGCGGTCCTCGCCCTGGAGGCCGAAATCCACTGCCAGGGCCCAGGAGGGGGGCGTACCGTGAAGGCCACGGACTGGTTCGTGGACCTGCTCACCACCGCCCTCCAGCCCGGAGAGGTCATCACCGAAGTTCGGGTCCCCGTGCGCAGAGCGGGGCAGGGCTACGCGTACGTGAAGATGCCCCATCCCGCCAGCGGCTACTCCCTCATCGGGGTGGCCTGCCTCGTAACCCTGGAGGGCACTGTCTGCCGGGAGGCGAGGGTGGCCATTACCGGCGTAGGCCCCAAGGCCGTGCGGTTGGGGAAGGTGGAGGGGGCTTTAGTGGGCAAGACCCTGGACGAGGCCGTGGTGGCGGAGGCGGCCCAGCTCGCAGCGGACGGTCTGGAGGCTACGGACGACCTGTATGCCTCTGCGGAGTACAAGCGCCACCTGGCCACCGTTTACACCAAGCGCGCCGTGCTGCGCGCCGTGGAGCGCGCCAGGGCATAGGTCAGGGACGGGGGCGCCGAACGTTCGGCGCCCCCTGTTCATACGGGCGCGATTCCCAGCTTCCAGGCAATCCACCGGTCCATGGACATCCCCTCTACCACCCCCTCTGCATCCAGAAGACCCCTGCGTACTTCCCCCACGGTTCCGGAGTACTCCGCGTACACATCGTGGGGATGGATGGTCTCGAAGTTGGTCTGTCGGGCCAGCAGGAAGGCATCATCCGGGAGGTCCGGATAGCGGTCCAGGAGGTTCCGGATCATCTCCCGGACCGCATCCTCCACGAACCGAGGGCGTCGGTGCGCCTTCGCCACCAGGAACAACTCGTCCGGCCGCTTGAGGAGGTCGTAGATCTCCGCGCTCATGGCCGCCTCCACCACGCTGGCCAGCTCCTCTGCCCGCAGTACTCCCACCCCGCCCACCATGAGCCGGCCCGTTCCCCGCTGGTTGTGCGTGGCGAGTGGCACCACCTGGAGCACGTGTTCCGCCACCTCCGGGCTGATGCCCTCCTCCAGGAGTCGCTCCCGGGCGTAGGTCCGGATCATGTCCTGGGCACACGGGCAGGCCATCATTCCCTCTACCTCGATTCCCACGAGCCGGACCGTGCGCTGCGGGGTGCTGGCAGCTCGGGCCAGGAGGGTGTACAGCTTCTGGGTGGACTTGCCCGAGGCGGGAGCATAGCGGGTGGTGGGAAGGTGCGCCCGGATGAAGACCTCCGCCCGCCGGGCGTCCTGAGCCGCGATGAGCTGATGCGCCATCCGCTCCGCCACCGTCTCTAGATCCGGCGCGGGCTCGTCCGCGGCCTCCTCCAGGATCTCCTCCACGCTGTCGCTGAACCGGGACATGTGTACCCCCCGCTGGTTCGGGCCCAGATCCACGTAGAGATCCATCTCCGCGTAGAAGAGGTTGTCGCGGCCACCGTCGAGGATGCGGACGATGCGCCGCAGCCCCGTGATCCCCACGCGACTGAGACCCAGACGGAGGGCGGGTGGTTCTCCCTGCACGTCCCGGCGGAGCTGGGTTCCGAAGCCCGGCCGCACCCGTGCCACGCGGCCCTCCCGTTGGGCTGCCTGGGCCGCAAGTTCCGCCATGGACTGCCCCCGCTGAGGGTGGAGAAGGTCCGGGGCAATCTCCGCGAGGGGAACGAGCACAAAGGCCCGCTCCGTCATCCGCGGGTGCGGAATCACCAGTTCCGGAGTTTCTAGCACGAGGTCGTCGTAGAGCAACAGGTCCAGGTCAATGACCCGGGGGCCGTACCGCACCGTCTCCTGCCGTCCCATCCACCGCTCGATGCGCTTCAGGAACCGGAAGAGCTCCAGAGGATCCAGCTCCGTCTCCACCTGGACCACCATGTTCAGGAACCACGGTTGATCCGCGTAATAGGCGGGCTCCGTCTCGTAGACGGAGGAGACTCGGACGATCCGAGCCCGTTCCCGCAGCTGCTGCAGCGCCTCCAGGAGGTTCGTATGGCGATCCCCGAGGTTGGAACCCAAGCCGATCCATGCGGTATGCGTGGCCATACGGTTCTGCCTCCTGCACCCGGATTGCCCTCTGTCAGGAAGAGCATACCGGATCCCCTGCGAGGGGTCCCAGAGGGTGGCCTATCCGTCATCGGGCGGGAAGCGGACCTCCGCCACCAGGTGCGCGCACTCCGAGGACTCCAGGGAGATGGGATGGCCGCGTGCATCCATCCCCTGCAGGGAGAGGACCTCGAGGGACGCGGAGGCCGGGAGCTGTTGCCGGCGCATCAAGAACCGACGCAGGAGCTCCACCAGCGCGGACTCCGTCCGGAACATGGGGTGCACGGAGCGGATCTCCCAGGTGACCCGGAGGGTGGCGTCTTCCGAGACCACCCGGGGTTCCACCGCTTCTCCCACGAAGATCCTCCGCGCCACCCCCGGCGCCCACCGCGCGGGGTCCTTTGTCCCCCACTCCACGTCCACCAACCACCGGAACCGCCGGAAGTCCTCCACCAGGGCCTCCCGAACCCGATCGTTGCGCAGGGCCGCGGCGGGGTGATACGTGGCGAAGAACCAGCGGTTGGGCTCCCGGAACGCCCGACCCCGCACGCGGCTGATCTTCTGGTCCGATCCCAGGAGGGCGGTGACCGCGGTAGCGCCCAGCAGGCAGACGATCCGGGGCTGGAGCACCGCCATCTGACGGATCAGGTAGGGAAGACAGTTAGCCACCTCTTCCTGGGTGGGAATCCGGTTCCCAGGAGGCCGGCACTTTACGGTGTTGGTGATGAACACCTTCTCCCGCGGGATCCGGATCCCCTCCAACAGCTGCGTGAGCAGCCGCCCCGCGGGGCCCACGAAGGGCCTTCCCTGCCGGTCCTCCTGCTCCCCAGGAGCCTCCCCGACGAACATCACGGGAGCATCTGGAGGCCCTTCTCCCGGGACCGCTTGGGTTCGGGTCGCACTCAATTCCCCGCAGCACCGGCAGGTCCGGATCTCCTCCGCCAAGCGGGCGAGGACCTCCGCGCGGACGGCGGCAGGGGAGCTCACGGCTGGAGGGCGAGTCGGAAGTGTACCCGGGACTCGTCCCGCCCCATCTCCCGGAAGCCCCGCGAGCGATACAAACGCTGGGCCTGCTGCATCCACGGGGCGGTGTCCAGCTCCACCTCCCGGTACCCGCACACCCGACAGTACACCAGAGCCGCATCCAGTAGCTTGGCTCCGATGCCACGCCGCCGGAACTCCGGGTGCACGTACTGGTGCTTCAGGACCGCCCGATCCTTCGTGCGCTCCTGGACCGCGGTGGTTCCGATGATCCTTCCGTCCAGGCGGGCTACGAAGAACACAGAACGGGGCTGCGGGAAGTGGGACTCCAGGTTCGAGAGCTCCTCCTCGGTCTGCGGGTCGTATGGAAGCCCCAGTTCCGCTAGAACACAGCGGATCAGCTGTTGGATGGCCGGCTCATCCTCCGGCCGGGCTGGTTCAATCACAAGGCTCATGATCCACACAGGGGGAGGGGGATCCCTTCCCCACCCTATTTAGGATACGAGCTTCGCACAATCCCTCTTCCACCAGGATCTACACCGCGGCCAGGACCTCCCGCTCAAAATCCCGCAGGGTGGGGCGGATGCGCAGGGTCTGTCCCCCATTTTTCAGAACGTCCGCGGTCTTAAGGCCGCTCCCGGTGATGAAGGCCACCACGGTGGCGTCCGGATGTAGCCGGCCGGCCTCCGCCAGCCTCCGAAGCACCGCCACGGTAGTCCCCCCTGCGGTCTCCGCGAAGATCCCCTCCGTCCGGGCGAGCAGTTCGATGCCCTCCACGATCTCCTCGTCCGTAGCCACCTCCACCACTCCCCCCGTCCTCCGGACCGCTTGCAGGGCATAGTACCCGTCCGCGGGGTTTCCGATGGCCAGGGACTTGGCGATGGTCTGGGGTCGCACCGGACGCACCTGGTCCAGGCCCTGCCGGAAGGCGGCGGCGATGGGGCTACACCCCTCCGGCTGGGCTCCGTGGATCTGGGGAAGGGGCCCCTCCACAAGCCCCACCCTCCGCAGTTCCTCGAAGGCCTTCTCCGTCTTCACGAGCAGATTGCCGCTGGCCACGGGAACGACCACGTGATCGGGGAAGCGCCAGCCCAGCTGCTCCACGGTCTCGAAGGCCAAAGTCTTACAGCCCTCGGAGTAGAAGGGACGTACGTTGATGTTGGCAAAGGCCCAGGGGTACTCCCCCGCAATCTCCGTGCACAGCCGGTTCACGTCGTCGTAGGTTCCCTCCACCTCCACGATGAGGGGGCCGTACACCGCGCTCATAATGAGCTTCGCAGGTTCCAACCCCACGGGGACGAACACCACGGCCCGCATTCCCGCCCGGGCCGCGTGAGCCGCCACGGCGTTGGCCAGGTTCCCCGTGGAGGCGCACGCCAGCACCTCGAACCCGAACCGGCGTGCGGCGCTCACCGCCACCGCCACCACCCGGTCCTTAAACGACCACGTGGGGTTCGTGGTGTCGTTCTTGAGGTAGAGGTTCCGCAGGCCCAGCACACGGCCGAGGCGGTGCGCACGCACCAGGGGCGTCCAACCGGGCTGGAGATCCGCCTCGTGGGGCTCCGCGGGAAGCAGGGCTCGGTACCGCCAGATCGATCCCGGACCGGACGCGATCTCCTGTCGCGTGGTCTGGGCCGCGATCCGATCGTAGTCATAGACGACCTCGAGAGGCCCGAAACACTCCGTACATACGTATTCCGGGCCCGCTTCGTAGGTGGCCCCACAGGCCCGACACCTCAGATGCGTGGCATGTCCCATCTCTCACCTCCGAAGCACATGGGCTTGAACGCGCGTCCCTTCCAGATCCACCCGTGTAACCACCGCTCGAGCCCGCACCCCGTGTCCGATGAAGGCCGCCTCCATGGCTTCCGCCACCCGCACAGCCTGCCACGAAGGCGCAAAGGCCAGGAGGGAGGGACCGGACCCGCTCAGCGCCACCCCCAGGGCTCCCGCCCTTCGGGCCGCGGTGCACACATCCTCGAAGCCCGGTACCAGGGGCTTCCGGTACGGCTGGTGCAACCGATCCTCCATGGCGAGCTCCAGGAGATCCCACCGGCTCGTCGCAAGGGCTCCTATGAGGAGCGCCGTCCTGCCCACGTTGAAGGCCGCGTCCTCCCGGGGCACCCGGGAGGGCAGCCTCCCGCGTGCGAGGGCGGTGGGAACCTCAAACTCCGGGATGGCCACCACGGCCGTGGGGAGGTCCCGCACGGGCAACCGTACCCAGTGCACCGTCCCGTCCTCCATCACCGCCGCGGTCACCCCCCCCACGAGGGCGGGAACCACGTTGTCCGGGTGGCCCTCCAGGCGGGCGGCGAGGGAGGCAAGGTGCGAACGATCCAGGGGTCGTCCCAGCAACTCGTTGGCGGCCACCATTCCCCCCACGATGGCGGCGGCGCTGCTGCCGAGTCCACGGCCCAGGGGAATGCGGTTCCAGCAGCGGAAGGAGAACGCCACCTCCGCACCCACGGCATCCGCCACCGCGCGGGCGGCCCGGTACACCAGGTTCTCCTCGCCCTCCGGGAGCAGGCCTTCCCCCTCCCCGTGGAGGGTGAGGTGGGGATGGTGCGAGAGGCTCGCCTCCACCTCGTTGTAGATGCTCAGGGCAAGGCCCAGGGCATCGAACCCGGGTCCCAGGTTCGCGGAGGTGGCTGGTACGATCACCCGGAGCGTGGACACACACCCCCTCGGTGCAAAAAAATTGCCCTCCGAGCCTTCGGAGGGCCAACCGTGCGCCCTCATCTCTCGGAGCTCGGCTCCGCGGGAGTTGGCACCTTGCCGGCAAACAACCGGCAGGTTGCCGGGGGTCATCGGGCCCGTCCCTCGCCCACTCTGGATGAGGTGCCGCTATGCAGTTTTGCTTGAGCGTACCCTACCAGCCCCGCGGGCGGTTGTCAAGCATCTAGGCCCGCACTTCCTGCCGCTGGAAGGTGACGTAGGCGGCGCAGAAGAGCAGGATGGTGCCCGCGATGAGGGCCACCATCTGCGGCCAGACCAGCAGCAGGCTCTGCGAGAGCGGCAGGGGAGTGCCCAGAACCGCCCCCTCCAGCTGCGTGAGGAGCACGGGGCCCAGCGCCCGCACCTGGGGGTTCAGAAGAGCCAGGATAGTCTCCGCGTACAGGGTATTGGGGGAGAACCGGGCCAGGAACAGGTGAATTCTGGCCTGGGCGAGCTCCGTCGGGCCATACCCGGCCTGCTGCGCCACCAGAGCCTGCGCCACCAGCGCGCTCAGGATATCCCAGAACACCGCAAACAGCAGCCACACCGCGATGGCGGTGAGGGCGGAGGTGGCGGGCTGTCGGAAGACCGTGGAGAACAGCATGGACAGGGCCAGCCACACGCCCGCGTATCCCAGGGTGGCCAAGAGGAACCAGAGCCCCCGGGCCACCTCCTCCCCGCCCGGAGGAACCCCGAGGATGAAAAGCCCCATCCCGGTGGTGACCAGCCACAGTCCCACGAGCACGATCCCCAAGGTGAACACTCCTGCCAGGAACTTGCCCAGCAGCAGCGCATCCCGGTAGATGGGCTGCGCCAGCACCCGGCTCAGGGTTCTTCGGGCATGCTCCCCGTTGATGGCGTCGAAGCCCAGGGCGATGGCGGAGAGAGGGACGAGGAAACTGAGGAATCCCACAAAGGAGGGGAGGGGATCCCGGGCGGTGGTGAAGAGCTTGAGGAAAACGAAGGGATCCTCCCCGATCTCCTGCCGGATGCTCTGGCTTGCCGCGTACACGGTCCCTACCGCGGTGAGGAGCATGAGGGCCTCGAGGATCTGCATCCGGATGCCGGTGAGGTGATCGCTCAGCTCCTTATGGAGCACCGCCCACAGCCCGGTCCACGGGGAACCCTCACGCCGAAGGCTCCGTTGCGCGGTCCGCTCCTCCACCGCGGTGCTCATGTCCCCCCCTCCCTCGTGAGATCCTGGAAGTACCGGGCGTACACCTCATCCAGCCCCGGCCGCTCCAGAGATAGCCCCAACAGATCCCCCCGCTCCACGACCCGCCGGGCGATCTCCGCCCGGATGTCCGCCCGCGCCTCCACGGTGAACCTCCCGTTCCCTTCCGGGTGAACCCGCACCACCTGCGGAAGACCCCGCAGGAGATCCGCGACCCCCGTGCCCCGTGCCTCCAAGTGGATCCGATAGGAGCCGCCCAGCACCCGCTCGCTCAGCTCCTCCACCCGACCCTCCAGGACCATCCGCCCCTTGTGGAACAGGCCTACACGGTCACAGATGGCCTGCACCTGGTGGAGGAGGTGGGAGGCGAGCAGGATCGCCATCCCTTCCGCCCGCAGGCCCCGGATCAGGTGCAGGAACTCCAGGGCGGCCTCAGGGTCCAGGCCCAAGGTGGGCTCGTCCAGGATGGCCACCCGGGGCCGTTTGAGCAGAACCTCCGCCAGGCCCAGGCGCTGGCGCATGCCGCGGGAGAAGGTTCCCACCTTGTGGTCCGCCACCTCCGCGAGGCCCATCCGTTCCAGGACCTCGCCGATGCGGGTCTTCGCCTCGCGGGGGGAGAATCCGTTCAGGTTCGCGATATACCGGAGGTTTTCCCAGGCGGTGAGTTCGTCGTAGAACCCCACGGAGTCTGGGAGATAGCCCACCCGCCGCTTGACCTCCAGGGGTTGACGGGTGGGGTCGAACCCCAGGACCCGGGCGGTCCCCGCGGTGGGATCCGTGAGGCCCAGAAGCATGAGGATGGTGGTGGTCTTGCCGGACCCGTTGGGACCCAACAGTCCGAAGATCTCTCCTTCCCGGACCACCAGGTTGAGGTCCTGGACCGCCACGGTCCGGCCGTAGTGCTTGGTGAGCCCCTGGGTCTCGATGGCGACCGTCATCTCCGCCCGTACCGGCTCACCGCCTGTCCCACCACCAGCAGCGCGGCCGCGATGAGGATCACGCCCACCACCCCCCACAGGGTGCGGGTGAGGACCGTGATCCGGAAATCCTCGGACTTCGACACGTCTCCCGCGCTGGCGGTGAAGGTCACCATGTAATCGCCCGCGATGGCCCGGGGCGAGGGCCGGACCCGCGCGGTGACCTCCACCTGCTGCTTGGGTGCGATCTCCTCGATGCGCTCCGGTTCGAACTTCACGTCCCACCCGGAGGGCGGGGAGCTGCTGAGGGTGACGTTGCGGGCGGGAGCGCTCCCGTCGTTCTTCACGAGGATCTTGAGGGGCGTCTCCTGTCCCGCGTACGCCCGCCCCGAGAGGCGGCCATCCGGCGCGGTGATGGAGAGCTCCGGACGCCCGGTGATCTCCAGCGCGAGTGGCAGGGAAGCACTCGTCCCCGCGGCACTGGCGCGGACCACGAGGGAGTAGCGCCCCGCGGACATGTCCTGCGGGACGTTCACCTCCACGTCCAGGTCCCGGGACTCACCGGCCTTCACGGGGAGGCTTGTGACCTGCTGGGTCCCGATGGTGGGAGTGAAAGAGACCTGGAACCGCCGGGGGGCTTCTGCGTCCAGGCGGACCAGCAGCTCCTGGTCGCTGTCGTTCCGGAGGGTCACCCGGAACCGAAAGCTGCTGGTGGCAGGCCCCCGAAGGGTGGGAAGCTCCGCGGTCAGGCTGATCCGGGGGGGCAGGGCCTGCCCCAGGGTCAGGCGGAGGGGGAGGTGCGCCCGCCCGTCCTGGCCCACCGCGGCCACCCCGAACCGGAAGGTCCCGGAGCGGGCGGTTCGGGGGGGATCCAGCCGGAGGCTCACCGTGGCCTCCTGGTCCGGGAGCACGTACACCGCGCTGACGACCCGGCCGCCCGCGAGGAACGTGGCACGCCACCCGGGAGCGACCTCGGTCGCCTCCAGACGCACCACCTGGGGCGGCAGTCCGAAGTTCCGGACCGTCAGGGTGAGGGTGACGGACTCTCCGGCCCTCACGATCTGGTCCGGATAGGGGGTGTAGAGGGCCAGTCCCCGAAACGCAGGGGCGGCAAGCCCCTGCGCGCCCAGAAGGAGCGCGAGGCCGAGGGCCCACAGCAACCGACGCAATCCGCGCACGCGGTTCACCTCCTCCATCGAGATCCCCTCCTTAAGGTACCCGACCTACCCTCGGGGTTCCTTCTTCCGGTCCTGGGAATACTGAAGACGGCCGGCCCCTGAGCCAGCTCCCCCGGGAAGTCTACCACAAGACCGCAACGTGGATGGTCGGAGGAGTCTGCTATCATGTTGGCGGCCATGGATCCCGTGCTGGTGCAGATCGGGCCCATCGTCCTCCGCTGGTACGGCGCGATGATGGCCCTTGCCATCCTCCTGGGCCTCTGGCTCAGCGG belongs to Armatimonadota bacterium and includes:
- a CDS encoding ABC transporter permease, encoding MSTAVEERTAQRSLRREGSPWTGLWAVLHKELSDHLTGIRMQILEALMLLTAVGTVYAASQSIRQEIGEDPFVFLKLFTTARDPLPSFVGFLSFLVPLSAIALGFDAINGEHARRTLSRVLAQPIYRDALLLGKFLAGVFTLGIVLVGLWLVTTGMGLFILGVPPGGEEVARGLWFLLATLGYAGVWLALSMLFSTVFRQPATSALTAIAVWLLFAVFWDILSALVAQALVAQQAGYGPTELAQARIHLFLARFSPNTLYAETILALLNPQVRALGPVLLTQLEGAVLGTPLPLSQSLLLVWPQMVALIAGTILLFCAAYVTFQRQEVRA
- a CDS encoding ABC transporter ATP-binding protein, with amino-acid sequence MTVAIETQGLTKHYGRTVAVQDLNLVVREGEIFGLLGPNGSGKTTTILMLLGLTDPTAGTARVLGFDPTRQPLEVKRRVGYLPDSVGFYDELTAWENLRYIANLNGFSPREAKTRIGEVLERMGLAEVADHKVGTFSRGMRQRLGLAEVLLKRPRVAILDEPTLGLDPEAALEFLHLIRGLRAEGMAILLASHLLHQVQAICDRVGLFHKGRMVLEGRVEELSERVLGGSYRIHLEARGTGVADLLRGLPQVVRVHPEGNGRFTVEARADIRAEIARRVVERGDLLGLSLERPGLDEVYARYFQDLTREGGT
- a CDS encoding NEW3 domain-containing protein yields the protein MEEVNRVRGLRRLLWALGLALLLGAQGLAAPAFRGLALYTPYPDQIVRAGESVTLTLTVRNFGLPPQVVRLEATEVAPGWRATFLAGGRVVSAVYVLPDQEATVSLRLDPPRTARSGTFRFGVAAVGQDGRAHLPLRLTLGQALPPRISLTAELPTLRGPATSSFRFRVTLRNDSDQELLVRLDAEAPRRFQVSFTPTIGTQQVTSLPVKAGESRDLDVEVNVPQDMSAGRYSLVVRASAAGTSASLPLALEITGRPELSITAPDGRLSGRAYAGQETPLKILVKNDGSAPARNVTLSSSPPSGWDVKFEPERIEEIAPKQQVEVTARVRPSPRAIAGDYMVTFTASAGDVSKSEDFRITVLTRTLWGVVGVILIAAALLVVGQAVSRYGRR